From the genome of Nicotiana sylvestris chromosome 2, ASM39365v2, whole genome shotgun sequence, one region includes:
- the LOC138885981 gene encoding secreted RxLR effector protein 161-like encodes MINAKAIGIPMIPSTSLDKDEQGIPVDETKYHGIIGSLLYLIASRSDIIFSVCKCARFQSTPKESHLTAVKRIIRYLIGTVSHGVWYPRSNTFKLEGFSDADLAGDKEDRKSTSGTCQLLSKALISWNNKKQGSFALSTTEAEYIVIGQCYAQLLWISFASMGYMCVKGSWVKKQEGEVKHAQTDSKSKLSASHHSHSNPDFVEKLSAIDSQLSAIKVLLTSTQSTVGDIHAISKKNKA; translated from the exons ATGATCAATGCTAAAGCTATTGGCATACCAATGATTCCTTCAACAAGTCTCGACAAAGACGAACAAGGAATTCCTGTTGATGAAACTAAGTATCATGGAATTATTGGCTCACTTCTTTATCTAATTGCTAGTCGATCGGATATTATATTCAGTGTCTGTAAATGTGCCAGGTTTCAGTCAACTCCTAAGGAATCACATCTGACGGCAGTAAAAAGAATTATTCGATATCTCATTGGAACTGTCTCTCATGGAGTATGGTATCCTCGTTCTAACACGTTTAAATTAGAAGGTTTTTCAGATGCTGATCTTGCAGGTGATAAGGAAGACAGAAAAAGCACAAGTGGAACATGTCAATTACTTAGCAAAGCATTGATATCTTGGAACAATAAAAAACAAGGATCATTTGCATTATCCACGACTGAAGCTGAATACATTGTTATTGGACAATGTTATGCACAATTACTATGGAT ATCTTTTGCGAGTATGGGATATATGTGTGTGAAGGGCTCATGGGTTAAGAAACAAGAAGGAGAAGTCAAGCATGCTCAAACCGATTCTAAATCCAAACTTTCTGCTTCCCATCATAGCCATAGTAATCCTGACTTTGTTGAAAAGCTTAGTGCCATTGACAGTCAGCTATCTGCAATCAAAGTCCTTCTCACTTCCACTCAGTCCACTGTTGGTGACATTCATGCTATCTCCAAAAAAAACAAGGCCTGA